Part of the Lycium ferocissimum isolate CSIRO_LF1 chromosome 6, AGI_CSIRO_Lferr_CH_V1, whole genome shotgun sequence genome, taggaaatttgaaaaaagaaataaatgaaaaagaacATTAATCTTAATTCAAATTGCAACTGAAAATGTGAAAAACAAAACATGAACTTTCATTGTTCACCTGGGCAATGGGCATTtggattttgatattttttctcCATGCTCAGCATCTTTAAAGATATTTTACGCAGATAATCATGCTGCAATATTAGATGAATTTAAGTTAAAATGCATACATCATGTCTAGATGACTGGAAAAACGAATGCAAGTTTATACGAGCGGGAGTAACAACGTCAACGAAATGAAGAACAAATTGCATCATTCAAACAAATACAATCGAGTTTAGACAGCACACCTGACTTGTTGCAGCAGTATAGGTCTTCTCCTCAAACCTCGCTGCAGAACTCTTAAGCTTCTCTAATCTTTCTCCAGAGACAGGAAGATGCCTCCTTAAGATCTCCATTCTAAACagccatatcaacaacaaaaatcaGCTAAAATATTtgactattattattattattattattttttttatataaggaTCAGCTTAAAGATTTTATAAGAGCACAATCTAGATAAATGCTTCTAGGGATGGAAAATCTAGCCACAGCAGTTAATGACACTTCCAACAGAACAACAGGTTGTGACTGATTGATAAATCTGTTGGTCTGTTGGAATTGTCAAATCTGTTGGTCTGTTGGAATTGTCATTGACTGCTGCAAAGGATACTTGCACAAGTAATTAGaaatgggtcatttgcacgtTTGCCCCTatttgtctttaattttgcccctcaacacGAACAACTTTTTTGtggggcataagtttatattttcgcattataCTATCCCACAAATTATGCCCTGCgtccttaaagaacttatgcctcGCTtggcataagtttgattttgaagggcaaaaattatagaccagcccatttgaagggaaaaccgtgcaatttcttcttgaaaacaacaaatcatGGTACGCATGGCAAGGCGGGGTGATGTCTTCTTGGGTTTTCCCTGCACCGTTTGCCAT contains:
- the LOC132060229 gene encoding mediator of RNA polymerase II transcription subunit 15a-like isoform X2 — protein: MDGKNWRAPQAQAGEAVGAMDSGEWRTQLLPGSRQRIVNKIMEILRRHLPVSGERLEKLKSSAARFEEKTYTAATSQHDYLRKISLKMLSMEKKYQNPNAHCPGEQ